Proteins encoded by one window of Caloranaerobacter sp. TR13:
- a CDS encoding sulfite exporter TauE/SafE family protein — protein sequence MITAVLGTLGAFGIWFSSVFLRDFMKHKDNLEDNSWAKVSVIGFITNFFDTLGIGSFAPTTALLRAFKQTKDRVIPGTLNVSCTIPVILEAFIFIKVIKVDTLTLVSMIAAATIGAWLGAGIVSKFPERKVQFIMGIALFVTAFLMFAGQMDWFPGGGEAIGLRGGKLIIAIVANFILGALMTAGIGLYAPCMALVYLLGMSPRVAFPIMMGSCAFLMPVASVKFVKEGAYDRKASMGITIGGVIGVIIAAYIVKSLPLNMLKWLVIAVILYTSLTMIRAALNNSVSNKEVIEIE from the coding sequence ATGATTACTGCTGTTTTAGGAACTTTGGGGGCTTTTGGTATTTGGTTTAGTAGTGTATTTTTAAGAGATTTTATGAAACATAAGGATAATTTAGAAGATAATTCTTGGGCTAAAGTTTCTGTGATTGGATTCATTACAAACTTTTTTGATACTTTAGGAATTGGTTCGTTTGCACCAACAACAGCACTTTTAAGAGCATTCAAACAAACTAAAGATAGAGTAATACCTGGAACATTAAATGTATCATGTACTATACCTGTTATTTTAGAAGCTTTTATCTTTATTAAAGTTATTAAAGTTGATACATTAACTTTAGTTTCGATGATAGCAGCAGCAACAATTGGAGCGTGGTTGGGTGCTGGAATTGTTTCAAAATTCCCTGAGAGAAAAGTTCAATTTATAATGGGTATAGCTTTATTTGTAACAGCATTTTTAATGTTTGCTGGCCAAATGGACTGGTTTCCAGGTGGTGGAGAAGCTATTGGTTTAAGAGGAGGCAAATTAATAATTGCGATAGTAGCTAACTTTATTTTAGGAGCTTTAATGACTGCTGGAATAGGTTTATATGCACCTTGTATGGCTTTGGTTTATTTATTAGGGATGTCTCCTAGAGTTGCTTTTCCTATAATGATGGGTTCATGTGCATTCTTAATGCCAGTTGCATCAGTTAAATTTGTAAAAGAGGGAGCTTATGATAGAAAAGCTTCAATGGGGATAACTATTGGTGGTGTAATCGGTGTTATAATAGCAGCTTATATAGTTAAATCATTACCATTAAATATGTTAAAATGGCTAGTGATAGCTGTTATCCTATATACTTCATTAACAATGATTAGAGCAGCTTTAAATAATTCTGTAAGTAATAAAGAAGTAATTGAAATAGAGTAA
- the proC gene encoding pyrroline-5-carboxylate reductase, with protein MQKIIGFIGCGNMGQAMMVGIVKSNLVLPEQVIVSDINEKRLSFVSNEYGVKTTTDNKKVAKAADILVLAIKPDIYEQIIEEIRDFVKEDVIIVIIAAGKDINGIEKSFGRKLKVVRTMPNTPALVGEGMTSMCFNEKLTKEEIDELISIFESFGKVEIVDEKLMGAVISVSGSSPAYVFMLIEAMADAAVLDGLARDKAYRMAAQAVLGAAKMVLDTKKHPGELKDMVCSPGGTTIEAVATLEKAGFRSAIISAMQSCTKKSIEMSKK; from the coding sequence ATGCAAAAGATAATAGGATTTATTGGTTGTGGCAATATGGGCCAAGCAATGATGGTGGGAATAGTAAAATCAAATTTAGTTTTGCCTGAGCAAGTGATAGTATCAGATATTAATGAGAAAAGGTTAAGTTTTGTTTCAAACGAGTATGGAGTAAAAACTACAACAGATAATAAAAAAGTAGCAAAGGCGGCAGATATTTTAGTATTAGCAATTAAGCCGGATATATATGAACAAATAATAGAAGAAATAAGAGATTTTGTGAAAGAGGATGTAATAATAGTTATTATAGCAGCAGGAAAAGACATAAATGGAATTGAAAAAAGTTTTGGGAGAAAGTTAAAAGTAGTCAGGACAATGCCTAACACGCCAGCTCTTGTAGGTGAAGGTATGACTTCAATGTGTTTCAACGAAAAATTGACTAAAGAAGAAATAGATGAACTAATAAGTATTTTTGAGAGCTTTGGCAAGGTTGAAATAGTAGATGAAAAATTAATGGGAGCTGTAATTTCGGTAAGTGGTTCTTCGCCTGCTTATGTATTTATGCTTATAGAAGCAATGGCAGATGCTGCAGTTCTTGATGGACTTGCAAGAGATAAAGCATATAGAATGGCAGCTCAAGCAGTTTTAGGTGCTGCCAAGATGGTATTAGATACCAAAAAACATCCTGGTGAATTAAAGGATATGGTATGCTCTCCAGGTGGGACAACTATAGAAGCCGTAGCTACTCTTGAAAAAGCTGGATTTAGATCAGCAATTATTTCTGCTATGCAAAGCTGTACAAAAAAATCTATAGAAATGTCAAAAAAATAA